DNA sequence from the Pirellulales bacterium genome:
ATCGGCTTGTCATCACGCCCCGCAAGCATGTCTATCGACTGGACGATTTGCTCGCTGCGATCACGCCCGACAATCTGCACGCGGAGGTTCCCACGGGAGCTCGTGTCGGGAAGGAACAGATCGACTGATGGCCTACGTTCCCGATCGGAAAGCTGAACACATTGATTCAGTAGGAGAGGTGGTCATCGAAACGTCGGCCGCTTGACCCTCCTCCCCGCCACCTCGATATTGGCTGCATGGAGGTGATCGACGCGGGGAATGCCGAAGCGTATCTACGACGCCAGGGATGGATTGCGCGCGCGTCATACATCACGGTCGAGTCCCTTGCCGGCGGCGTCTCGAATGAAGTGCTGTACATCCGCTTCGTCGAT
Encoded proteins:
- a CDS encoding AbrB/MazE/SpoVT family DNA-binding domain-containing protein; translated protein: MKVQFAKWGNSLAIRVPSKLVESLGVLPGTVADMDLRGDRLVITPRKHVYRLDDLLAAITPDNLHAEVPTGARVGKEQID